One Varibaculum prostatecancerukia genomic window, TTGCGCCTGGGTAATGCGCCGCAGTCCTTCCGGGAAAGAGGGCGCCTGAAATGAACCCTGCAACCTATCCTTACGCCCTGGGCGCTATTGCCGTGATCTGGGCAGTTACCTACGCTTTGCGCGCTTTCCCCTTCGTGGCGCTCCGCGGGAAGGCAGAATCGCCTCTCGTGCGCCTCATAGCTACCAGTATGCCGCTGGGAGTGATGGTAATCCTGGTGGTTTATGCGCTGATGGATACGGACTTTCATGCGCTCAGCTCCTGGGTGCCGGCTGCTGGCGGAATCCTGATAACCGCTCTCATCCACTGGAAATGGGCAAACGCGATGGCATCTATCGTGGCAGGTGTCGCCACCTATTGGGCGCTAGGAATGCTGCTGACATGAGGGCGCGACTGGGTTAAAACACCGGGGATAGCTCCCTAAAACTCGCACCTAAACCCGCCCTCGCCTCCGTGGCTACGCTTAAAGCGTGGAAAGCTGCGGACAGTATTCCAAGAGGACTAGGGTAAATAAGCAAGGTTTTTGATTGCCAGGTTTGAGGAGGAAGATTTGTCGCGCACATTCACCTCCTTCAAATACCACAACTATCGGCTCTGGTGGATGTCCAATATCTTTGCCTCCACCGGCCTGTGGATGCAGCGGGTAGCCCAAGACTGGGTGGTGCTGATGGTGCTCACCGACCAATCCGGATTCGCAGTCGGGGTAGTCACCGCGTTACAGTTCCTGCCCCAATTGTTGCTGTCGATACCTGCCGGAATGGTGGCGGACCGTTTTAATCGGCGCCGCATCATCCAAATCTGTCAATGCATAGTCGCCCTTAGCGGGCTCACAACCGGGATTTTGCTGCTCACGGGAGTGGCCGCCCTCTGGCAAATCTATATAATCGCCCTGATAACTGGGGTTGCCGATTGCCTAACCTCCCCGGCACGGCAAGCCTTCGTCTCCGAACTGGTAACTAAAGAAGACCTTCCCAATGCGGTAGGTCTAAATTCGACCGCCTTTAACTCGGCGCGCTTGATCGGGCCAGGTTTGGCCGGGTTCATGATCGCCGGGATCGGACCGGGCTGGGTTTTTATCGCCAACTGCGTGCTGTTTATCGTGCCGGTTCTGGGTCTGGCGTTTATGGACACCAACAGGCTGTTTAGCCGGGAAAAAACCTCCCGCACCCAGGGAATGATGCGCGAAGGGCTGCGCTACGTGCAAAACCGGACCGACATTAAAGCCATCATCGCGATTCTCACGGTAGTGGGAGCCCTGGGGATGAACTTCCAGCTCACCCAAGCGGTAATGGCCACCCGAGTGTTCGGTAAAGGTGCAGGTGAATACGGTCTACTAGGGTCGATTATGGCGATCGGTGCCTTGGCGGGAGCTCTACAAGC contains:
- a CDS encoding branched-chain amino acid transporter permease, which codes for MNPATYPYALGAIAVIWAVTYALRAFPFVALRGKAESPLVRLIATSMPLGVMVILVVYALMDTDFHALSSWVPAAGGILITALIHWKWANAMASIVAGVATYWALGMLLT
- a CDS encoding MFS transporter produces the protein MSRTFTSFKYHNYRLWWMSNIFASTGLWMQRVAQDWVVLMVLTDQSGFAVGVVTALQFLPQLLLSIPAGMVADRFNRRRIIQICQCIVALSGLTTGILLLTGVAALWQIYIIALITGVADCLTSPARQAFVSELVTKEDLPNAVGLNSTAFNSARLIGPGLAGFMIAGIGPGWVFIANCVLFIVPVLGLAFMDTNRLFSREKTSRTQGMMREGLRYVQNRTDIKAIIAILTVVGALGMNFQLTQAVMATRVFGKGAGEYGLLGSIMAIGALAGALQAARRRQPRVFTVVLSAVLFGILEGALALAPTYEIFALLLIPTGFVMLNLLTSANATIQVSTDEEIRGRVLSIYFLFFLGTTPIGAPIIGWVAEHWGPRWSLGVGAIASLLVALIVGIWLWRHWQVDVTVRASRPFLTIEGPRERAMRRRNERAERQRIMDNQSRDTGN